In one window of Hyla sarda isolate aHylSar1 chromosome 1, aHylSar1.hap1, whole genome shotgun sequence DNA:
- the LOC130303438 gene encoding histone H3.v1-like has translation MVGSNFSESEERVLICRFLEKGYDQTRSQIVKKDIVRSLMRELRRKHGGRHDRMAVLKKWSDLKRRHMDRVRQIRDQYHQGATLATVRPKRTRRQAEAEEEEEEEEEGIILEEEEEGIILEEEEEGIILEEEEETQEQEEEQPGPSHMAQAIPPPPPPAAPQEGEEGNSSPLSSQDVAYTPNQEIAQQLKKEIKKIKKDHEKMRKDMMRMARKITGLEELINKLT, from the exons ATGGTGGGCAGTAATTTCAGCGAAAGTGAGGAGAGAGTTCTGATTTGT CGTTTCCTTGAAAAGGGGTATGATCAGACCCGCTCCCAGATCGTGAAGAAGGACATTGTCCGCTCCCTAATGCGGGAGCTGAGGAGAAAACACGGCGGCAGACATGACCGCAtggcggtcttaaaaaaatggtcggACCTAAAGAGGCGACACATGGATCGGGTCCGACAAATACGGGACCAGTATCACCAAG GAGCTACTCTAGCCACGGTCCGTCCAAAGCGGACCAGGCGACAGGccgaggcagaggaggaggaggaggaggaggaggaggggatcatcctggaggaggaagaggaggggatcatcctggaggaggaagaggaggggatcatcctggaggaggaggaggagacacaggagcaggaggaggaacAGCCAGGGCCCTCCCACATGGCCCAAgccataccaccaccaccaccaccagcagcaccacaggagggagaggaggggaattCCTCCCCACTCTCCAGTCAAGATGTGGCCTACACTCCAAATCAGGAGA ttgcgcaacaattaaaaaaggaaataaaaaaaataaaaaaagaccatgAAAAAATGAGAAAGGACATGATGAGGATGGCGCGGAAAATAACGGGATTGGAGGAGTTGATTAATAAgttaacatag